A region from the Rosa rugosa chromosome 6, drRosRugo1.1, whole genome shotgun sequence genome encodes:
- the LOC133716847 gene encoding uncharacterized protein LOC133716847 produces MAPQKPLSTASTMATQKLTLKLLIDKKEQKVLFAEAGKDFVDFLFSLLSLPLATVAKLLIKDGKMANVLSQDGVRLVSHDVMVGSLFHVYQSVENLGDKYMEPTVNKETLLRSNESVVGLGSLLELLTINPDDQHKASTAKKLYGCMNLNHRGSYITDDPKTICPLCNTYMTVNVAYVPPPVAGRCVGPPLAEAASSKIGYVKDTLTYLVMDDLDVKPLASIISSRHHLMKLFDHELEEKMVHLGMDEGLKMLKALLQSKSVLTDAYHLQLKAVFIMSTFIDAQRETDIFLKLTIDRENRKVLFAEANKDFVDNLVGFMTFPTSAMIKLSPEPFGKLKNVKNSIENMTEYYNPMKASLLNTMPPAHRNRHEHALCPLDPSSLENMPFYVCEECITTRGKPYYVANDPTVLCPTCNHAMTQGASYCGTPSETANEGGGFVLQRAKYIITDDLNVHPLLTASLITRIILGANSQHVEEVTVNVSHKKLVMLELLKKGYAKLRHGVVRCIFLG; encoded by the exons ATGGCACCCCAAAAGCCTCTTTCCACTGCTTCAACAATGGCAACCCAAAAGCTTACTTTGAAGCTCCTAATAGACAAAAAGGAGCAGAAAGTTCTTTTTGCTGAAGCTGGCAAAGACTTTGTGGAtttccttttctctcttctgTCTTTGCCTCTTGCCACTGTGGCTAAGCTCCTTATTAAGGACGGGAAGATGGCTAATGTTCTTTCCCAGGATGGCGTTAGGCTTGTTTCTCACGATGTGATGGTTGGAAGCTTATTCCATGTCTATCAAAGCGTCGAAAACCTTGGTGACAAATACATGGAACCCACTGTTAACAAGGAAACCCTGCTGAGATCGAATGAATCGGTTGTTGGACTTGGTAGCCTCCTTGAGTTGTTGACCATCAACCCTGATGATCAACACAAAGCATCAACTGCTAAGAAGTTGTATGGGTGTATGAATTTGAATCACCGTGGGTCATACATAACCGACGATCCTAAAACGATTTGTCCATTGTGCAACACATATATGACAGTCAATGTCGCCTATGTTCCTCCACCAGTGGCGGGGCGCTGTGTTGGTCCACCGTTGGCAGAAGCTGCTTCTAGCAAGATAGGGTATGTTAAAGATACCCTTACATACTTGGTGATGGATGATCTAGATGTCAAGCCTTTGGCTTCTATCATTTCTAGTAGACATCATCTTATGAAGTTATTTGATCACGAACTTGAAGAGAAGATGGTTCATCTTGGCATGGATGAG GGGTTGAAGATGCTGAAGGCATTGTTGCAGTCAAAATCAGTTCTCACAGAT GCATATCACTTGCAGCTCAAAGCAGTATTCATCATGTCCACATTCATAGATGCACAAAGAGAAACCGACATCTTCTTGAAGCTCACAATTGACCGAGAGAACAGGAAGGTATTGTTTGCAGAAGCAAACAAGGACTTTGTTGACAATCTGGTGGGATTCATGACTTTTCCTACCTCTGCCATGATTAAGCTTAGCCCTGAGCCTTTTGGCAAGCTAAAAAATGTTAAAAATAGCATTGAGAACATGACCGAGTATTACAATCCGATGAAGGCTTCTCTCCTGAATACAATGCCACCGGCTCACCGCAATCGGCACGAGCATGCCCTGTGTCCCCTTGATCCCTCATCACTTGAGAATATGCCCTTTTATGTATGTGAAGAGTGTATTACTACCCGAGGTAAGCCCTATTATGTGGCCAACGATCCCACAGTCTTGTGCCCTACTTGTAACCATGCCATGACTCAAGGTGCAAGTTATTGCGGTACACCTTCTGAAACAGCCAATGAAGGGGGAGGTTTTGTTCTACAGCGAGCGAAATACATTATTACTGATGATTTGAATGTTCACCCTCTTCTCACGGCTTCTCTCATCACAAGGATAATTCTTGGAGCTAATTCTCAGCATGTTGAAGAGGTTACCGTGAACGTTTCCCATAAGAAGCTGGTG ATGCTGGAGTTGTTAAAAAAAGGCTATGCAAAACTCCGACACGGTGTTGTCAGATGTATTTTTCTCGGATAG